In Methylotenera versatilis 79, the DNA window AAAAAGATTAACTAGTAAAACAGCGTTTAAAAAAATTGCAGTAAATAGAAAATTAAGCATTAGAAAGAATCATTATGTGTGGAATTGTAGGCGCAGTCGCTAAAAGAAACGTCGTATCTACGCTAATAGAAGGCTTAAGTCGGCTGGAATATCGCGGCTACGATTCAGCTGGAATTGCAATACTCAATAGCAACGGCATTGAGCGTGTGCGGGCGGTTGGGCGCGTAGCCGCGATGACAGAAAAAGCGCACGATTTAAAATTAAGCGGATTTGTTGGTATCGGCCACACACGCTGGGCTACGCATGGCGGCGTAACTGAAAGTAATGCGCATCCGCATGTTTCCCCTAAACAAGAAAATCCAACAATCGCCGTGGTACATAACGGCATTATTGAAAACCACGATGAACAACGCGCAAAATTAAAAGCGCTTGGTTACGAATTTTATTCGCAAACTGATACCGAAGTGATCGCTCACTTAATCCATCATTATTTCGCAAAATCGTCTGATCTATTAGCCGCAACCAAAGCCGCCATCGCTGAATTAACAGGCGCATTTGCAATTAGTGTGATTGCAGTGAGTCAACCCGATTTGATGGTGTGTGCGCGCTTAGGCTGTCCGCTGTTGATTGGCTTAGGGGAGGATGAAAATTTTATCGCTTCAGACGTTTCAGCCGTGCTTTCTGTGACGCGTAGAGTGATTTATTTAGAAGATGGCGATATCGCCACGTTAACAACCGATGCTGTGACTATTTACGGTAAAGATGGCGCCTTAGCCACGCGTAAAGTGCATACTAGTGATGTTTCGCTAGCAAGCTTAGAGCTTGGCCCTTACAGCCACTTTATGCAAAAAGAAATCTATGAGCAGCCAGTAGCACTTAACGACACCATTGAGGCATTAATCGATGACGGCGCATTTAGGCCAGAGCTATTTGGCAAAGGTGCAGCAGATGTATTTAAGCAGCTGGATAGCATCTTAATATTAGCCGCTGGCACCAGTTATTATGCCGCCTTAACCGCCAAATATTGGTTAGAGGGTATCGCGAAAGTACCTTGCAATGTAGAAGTCGCCAGTGAATATCGTTATCGTGAATCGGTACCAAATCCCAATCAACTCATCGTCACGCTTTCGCAATCGGGTGAAACCTTAGATACGATGGAAGCCTTAAAACACGCCAAATCACTAGGCCAAGAATTAAGCTTAAGCATTTGTAACGTGCAAGAAAGTGCGATTCCACGCGCATCGCAATTGGTTTTCTACACACGTGCAGGCGCAGAGATTGGCGTAGCATCTACCAAAGCATTCACCACACAATTAGTGGCTTTATTTGTATTAGCCGCCACTTTAGCTAAACAAAAAGGCATACTTAACACCGAAAAAGAACAAGAATATCTAGGCGCATTACGCCAATTGGCCGGCAGCGTGCAATTTGCATTGAATTTAGAGCCGCAAATCCGCGAATGGGCAAAACGCTTTGGTGACAAAGAACACGCGCTATTCTTAGGCCGTGGCGTGCACTACCCAATCGCTATGGAAGGCGCGCTTAAACTCAAAGAAATCTCATATATTCACGCAGAAGCTTACCCTGCCGGTGAGCTTAAACATGGCCCATTGGCATTGGTAGATAACAACATGCCAGTGGTAGTGATTGCGCCAAATGATGCATTGTTAGAAAAAGTAAAATCCAACATGCAAGAAGTCAAAGCGCGCGGCGGCGAGCTATTTGTATTTGCCGATGCCGATAGCCACTTTACAGAGTCTGAAGGTGTGCATGTCATACGCACACCACGCCATGTGGGCATACTATCCCCTATTTTGCATACGATTCCAGTGCAGTTGCTGGCGTATCATGCGGCATTGTTAAAGGGAACGGATGTGGATAAGCCTAGGAATTTGGCTAAGTCGGTCACGGTTGAGTAACGATAAGTTAATATGAAATAAGAAAGAATTCATATGCAGTTTTTTCTAAGAACTCTATTAGTTATACTTTCTATTTATATTTTGGTAAGCGTCATTTACATGATATGGGCTGTAATTTACAGACCAGAACAAATTGACGAAAAAGGTGAATATAGTTTTAAACTATATTACTTTTCTGATAAAAAATATTTGCTTAGAAAAATACTTTTTCTAGGGGCTTTTTTGGGATATGTCATCATAATTGGTGCGGGAGCTTATCAATTACTTTATTGGGTCCCTTATTTATCTGGTTCAGATATTGACGGGGATTGGAACTCTACAAGACGTTGGATTTCATATTTATTTGGTTGCGGTGTTGGCGGTGCAACTTACCTCCAATTATCACTGCATGGATATAATCAATATATGAAAAGTATAAAAGAGCCTAACTAGATTTAAAACTAGTCAGGGTTGCCCGACGGCAAGTTACTTTCTTTTGCTTGTCCAAAAGAAAGTAACCAAAGTAAACGACACCCCATGCCATGACCTTCGGTTTCCCTGCGCTACTCAACGAATCAGGCGGCTGCGGAACTCGCTTCGCTCAGACAGTCCTCGCCGAAAACTCCTGATTCGTCTGCGTTGCTCGGCACGGCATCAGGGGATTGCAAGTCAAAACCACCTGTAAATTTAAGCATAGATGATATTTTTTGAGGTTTTAATATGTTAACTTCATAAGCAAAAAGCCTAACTAACTAGGCTTTTTGCTTAAAAATAATGGTTAACTTAAGTTCTGCCTTAAGCAATCAGATTCAATTCTTTTAAACGTGCACGCAAAATATTACGACTAATACCTAATAATTTTGCGGTATGTACTTGGTTATTATTGCAATGATCA includes these proteins:
- the glmS gene encoding glutamine--fructose-6-phosphate transaminase (isomerizing), which encodes MCGIVGAVAKRNVVSTLIEGLSRLEYRGYDSAGIAILNSNGIERVRAVGRVAAMTEKAHDLKLSGFVGIGHTRWATHGGVTESNAHPHVSPKQENPTIAVVHNGIIENHDEQRAKLKALGYEFYSQTDTEVIAHLIHHYFAKSSDLLAATKAAIAELTGAFAISVIAVSQPDLMVCARLGCPLLIGLGEDENFIASDVSAVLSVTRRVIYLEDGDIATLTTDAVTIYGKDGALATRKVHTSDVSLASLELGPYSHFMQKEIYEQPVALNDTIEALIDDGAFRPELFGKGAADVFKQLDSILILAAGTSYYAALTAKYWLEGIAKVPCNVEVASEYRYRESVPNPNQLIVTLSQSGETLDTMEALKHAKSLGQELSLSICNVQESAIPRASQLVFYTRAGAEIGVASTKAFTTQLVALFVLAATLAKQKGILNTEKEQEYLGALRQLAGSVQFALNLEPQIREWAKRFGDKEHALFLGRGVHYPIAMEGALKLKEISYIHAEAYPAGELKHGPLALVDNNMPVVVIAPNDALLEKVKSNMQEVKARGGELFVFADADSHFTESEGVHVIRTPRHVGILSPILHTIPVQLLAYHAALLKGTDVDKPRNLAKSVTVE